Genomic window (Syntrophorhabdaceae bacterium):
CCTTCCACGTCGCCTATGATGTTGAAAATCGCTTCCCTTACCCTCGAGGGGGTATACCTCGCCACTTTATTCTCCAGGATCTCGATGGTGCGCGACCTGAACCTCCCGGCCGTGACGCGTATCTTCTTCACATTGATCATCCGGGTTCCGCCGGGAAGAGCGCCTCGGTCACTTCCCTGATGCGCTTCATGCCCTTGATCTCCCTCGGAGAGAGATAGAGGGTGGAAATGGCGATTGTTTTGTAGGTATTCCTGAGGAGATCGATATAAAATTCCTGCATCTCTTTTCTTATTCTGTGGAACTCACAATCCGCGTCTTCAATGACGTGGTTCACGATCATATGCTCCACAATGAGCCTGTTCTCCTCGAATTCGCTGATCACCCTTTCCGTCAGCCTCACGCCCAGCGCCTCGGGAATGGTGACGATCACATATTTCGTGATCTCCCGGTTTCGTATGAAGGCGACGATCTGTTCTGAAAGGGCTTCCCAGCTTCCGATTATTTCGAGGAGGGTCTTTTTCGATCCCTTGAGCCTTACCGTATCTCTTAATTTATCGAGGTAGCTATAGATGTTCATGTAGAATTTCGTGGCCCCTTCAAGGTGCCGGAGGAAGAGGTGGGGAAGCTTGAGAAGCCGTACCGTATGGCCGGCGGGCGCCGTGTCCCAGACTACCATGTCGTATCTGGCGCTCTCGGTCAGCTCCATGATGTAATTGAGCATGTACTCTTCTTCGATGCCCGGCGCGCTCCCGATATAATCGACGAAATCGTAATCCACATCGGCGAAAGACCTCACCACCTCATAGATCTCGGGTCCGAATCGCTCCTTCCACTTCGCGAGCACCCCGACGGATGAGATCTCCAGGCCGTAAAGCTCGTAACTTTCCGTTATCCTCACTTCCCTGTCTCCTATGGACATTTCGAAGATGTCGGAGAGGGAGGGAGCGGGGTCGCTCGAAATAAGGAGTACTCTTTTCCCATCCATGGCGCATTTCAGGGCGATGGCCGAGGCGCACGTGGTTTTTCCCACGCCCCCTTTTCCGCCCACCATGATGAGCTTTACCTGAGAGCCTGTAATGTCGGTGAGTTCCATGCCGCCTCGCCCATTATGATACCACCATCTGCGGCAGCAGAGTCAAGCCCTTTCCACGGAACCTCCCGACCAAAATCCTTTCAGCCGCAGATAACGTCGGATAAAACCGGATGAAAGCAGATGAAAGAGAATGAAAGCGATTTACCCGGCCGACTTTGGCCGGGCAAATACTCTCGGCCCTTCGGGGCCGGAGAGTGTCCAACCGGGAGTGTCACACGGTTGACAAAGACGCCTTCGTCCGCCTTTATGCGGTTTTATCTGCGGCGAAAAAGGGGTTTGAAGTGAAACCGGGGACTAACCCGGTCATTCCGATAATTTCTTACGATTCACCGCTCCATATATCGAGGACGCGGTCGATTTTGTCTTTCACCATCGCCCTCGCGTCGAGCCGCTCCATGCCGCCCATAAGAAGCTCGTCGTATTTCGTCTCCTCGTGACGCACATGGGCGATGACCGCAAGGGTGATGGTCTTTTCGCTGAACTTTTTCGCCCCTTCCGAGCGGCCGACCCTTCCGGAATGCTTGAGGCACGCATGCTCCGCGATCTTTTTTTCCAGTCCCTGAGGCATACGGGGAAAGGAGAGGCGGATGCGGCGGCTGTATTCCTCCACATATTTCCGGTCGAGGAGCTCGCGCTTGGCGGATTCTCTTATTCTCCTGGCTTCTCTCGCCTGTGCGTCGGCGAGGCATTCGGCTTCGGCGCAGTTAAGGGCATTCTCTTCGACGAGCAATCCCTGCCGCTCGTATCGCTTACGGGCGCGCGACCATTTGAGGATAACCGCCCACAAACCTGAATGTTTCTTTGCCCGCCGCGTAAGCGCCGCATCCCCTGAAGGCAGATAGGCAAGGTGGTCGAGGTCCGCGCATTCCAGGCACAGGGCCCCTTTCTCGCCCGCAAGGGTGATCCAGGCATGGCGGCCCAGCTCTTCCCCGCATTCCGCACAGACGGAGTCGCGGGTGGAGATGAAGACTTTTATGTCCTTATTATCGGTATCCACGGGTGTGCTCATTCCGTTTTATCATTCTTAATAAGCCCGGGCAAGGGGAAAGTGAGCCGTGGGGAATGGCGCCTGTTCAGTTAATTCGTGGGAATGGAATGTGCTTCGTCCATCAAGCTGTCGCGGCTCAAGCCCGAATGCGAGGCCTTTCGACCCTATCCTGCCATATTCAAGACTTTCGTCAAACAGACGAAATACCCGCAGGTCATCTTCATTGAGGCCCAGTATGGAGATATGGACATCTATCCATTTACCACCGGTAACGAAGAAATAATGTACGTTCCGATGGCGTGTGGGGAGGCCCCTGAGCTCTTTTACGATGTCATACTGGATGCGGTAGTACTTTTCTCCCCCTGATGCGGCGATCGTCTCTCTCGCAATATCCGGGTTCCTGCCGGCCTTTCCCCAGTAGTACTCGAAGCAATCCTTGTGGGTGGTCCCGGTTCCCCTGGGTTTTTCCACGAAAAATGACATTTCAAACCTTCCCGAATCGGCCCGCCACATGAATTCCCCCGGTGCGGTCACACTGCCACGCTTGTTCTTTAACGGCGGCGTCTTGAAGGAGATTCGCCACTCCTCGCCGGGGATAGGTACTTCTGCGACTTCGATCGTGCGGCTTAACGGCCCATCGCTCCTGGGTTCGTCATTCTTCGTAATCATCCATGGGGGCCTTATTTCTCCCCCCACCATTTCGG
Coding sequences:
- a CDS encoding DUF2293 domain-containing protein, which translates into the protein MSTPVDTDNKDIKVFISTRDSVCAECGEELGRHAWITLAGEKGALCLECADLDHLAYLPSGDAALTRRAKKHSGLWAVILKWSRARKRYERQGLLVEENALNCAEAECLADAQAREARRIRESAKRELLDRKYVEEYSRRIRLSFPRMPQGLEKKIAEHACLKHSGRVGRSEGAKKFSEKTITLAVIAHVRHEETKYDELLMGGMERLDARAMVKDKIDRVLDIWSGES
- a CDS encoding ArsA family ATPase, which translates into the protein MELTDITGSQVKLIMVGGKGGVGKTTCASAIALKCAMDGKRVLLISSDPAPSLSDIFEMSIGDREVRITESYELYGLEISSVGVLAKWKERFGPEIYEVVRSFADVDYDFVDYIGSAPGIEEEYMLNYIMELTESARYDMVVWDTAPAGHTVRLLKLPHLFLRHLEGATKFYMNIYSYLDKLRDTVRLKGSKKTLLEIIGSWEALSEQIVAFIRNREITKYVIVTIPEALGVRLTERVISEFEENRLIVEHMIVNHVIEDADCEFHRIRKEMQEFYIDLLRNTYKTIAISTLYLSPREIKGMKRIREVTEALFPAEPG